One window of Neochlamydia sp. AcF84 genomic DNA carries:
- a CDS encoding tetratricopeptide repeat protein: MSSEISLGYPYIFPTFEQIEDKAPNHIGISSVYAEIALKIFKELELLDLCQAKLVCKEWKQQIKGSFLDEEEAYTQALKRAIQKEELIKVASFIEKLGDIYAAKRTSETFLQAAGLYNYALQLFSEDRQEIIKKKLFNVQSLLTELCNGKPISLEQMRKQFEANRQVLKKLREEIGKKIQALGSNPSSEEVRDLYKKIAQGMKDFFKILVEQSIDTLGAAPCEYAMIGFGSLAREEMTPYSDLEFGILIQEDSEDNREYFKRLTNLIHLRVINLGETILPALNIPCMIKAGFFDSVTPRGFAFDGEGAKGKGCKTPFGNRQTFKLIQTPEKMAQYIAQDEQGKWWHDKEPHLPMELLNFTHLLGNLELTAQYKQKIQEKLNAPYQQGRNLRQYLAKVHLVKEDMISFDPGMGHLEKQGMLFKVKNDLYRFPHLALDRLALLKKIVASDTFGRIEQLNKQGIITDSAAEKLKDWMSIALFMRLKTYSHYQAQQEMMNPLIKSCGFDKPELIQKQFALDSHALEDLKKIYRVFIPFYQAMHEFLAGREEELKSSTLDDNSSQTQGNIALRFFQYKEALKWYNKAIQEDPENPQALNALGTLYYEQGNLEKAAAYVSQAIEINHDCLNKNCLNLTDYYYHTANLVRSYYNLGLIHHEKGNLKEAAEYTYKGIDICLKLFGENHFSVAGGYNNLGMILQDQGKLEEAAEYAKKALAIDLKRFGENHPSVARDYTNLGMAYQEQGNLEEATHLIKKALEIDIKLYGENHPQVAIEYENLGMICHEQKDLETAIKLVKKALEINFKLYGEIHPSVAMNYNNLGKIWQEQENLGQAAEHYMKALVLHRKLNGEDHPNVALGYNNLATIYKEQENLKQAVKYCKKALKIDKHISGDNNPNVERDYYHLGLYFELQKNLVQAAEYLGNGLEVHYNLHGEFQPSARTYYESLVIIYKELIKTYQEQENLEQAATYAEKDLKIKLRYYGEKHREIAISYDNLAQILQDQGLLEQAAEHAEEACKINEELFGENYDENVANCYGNLGTIYRQLEKLELAAEYAKKALRIDLELYGENHNAVAIDYNNLGTIYQQQGNFQLAAECAEKALKIDLEIEGENHPNVISDYNNLRMLYLVLGNINKVFEYTKEALRSSIVTYGLQHPTTIEINTDLKDLKLLVMKTS; encoded by the coding sequence ATGAGTTCAGAAATTTCTCTTGGATACCCTTATATTTTTCCTACATTTGAACAGATAGAAGATAAAGCACCTAATCATATAGGAATAAGTTCAGTCTATGCGGAAATTGCCTTAAAGATATTCAAAGAATTAGAACTACTAGATTTGTGCCAAGCCAAGTTAGTATGTAAAGAATGGAAACAGCAAATTAAAGGCAGTTTCTTAGATGAGGAAGAAGCTTACACGCAAGCTTTAAAACGCGCTATTCAAAAGGAAGAACTTATAAAAGTAGCTTCTTTTATAGAAAAATTAGGCGATATTTATGCTGCAAAAAGAACGTCAGAGACATTTCTTCAAGCTGCGGGTCTTTACAATTACGCTTTACAACTATTTTCAGAAGATAGACAGGAAATAATTAAAAAAAAGCTTTTTAATGTTCAAAGCCTACTTACTGAACTATGCAATGGAAAACCTATAAGCCTTGAGCAAATGAGGAAGCAATTTGAAGCTAATCGCCAAGTATTAAAAAAGCTTAGAGAGGAAATAGGGAAAAAAATTCAAGCTCTTGGCTCAAATCCCTCATCTGAGGAAGTAAGAGATCTTTACAAGAAAATTGCTCAAGGGATGAAAGATTTCTTTAAAATTTTGGTCGAACAGAGTATTGATACTTTAGGAGCTGCTCCCTGCGAATATGCTATGATAGGCTTTGGTTCCCTGGCTAGAGAAGAAATGACTCCTTATTCCGATTTAGAATTTGGTATTCTTATCCAGGAGGATAGTGAAGACAATAGAGAGTACTTTAAGCGCCTGACCAATCTAATTCACCTGAGGGTTATTAACTTAGGAGAGACGATTCTTCCTGCTTTGAATATTCCCTGTATGATAAAGGCTGGCTTTTTTGATAGTGTCACTCCTAGAGGTTTTGCTTTTGATGGTGAAGGAGCGAAAGGAAAAGGTTGTAAAACTCCCTTTGGCAATCGCCAAACATTTAAGCTTATTCAAACTCCTGAGAAGATGGCTCAATATATCGCGCAGGATGAACAGGGTAAATGGTGGCATGACAAAGAGCCTCATCTTCCCATGGAGCTTCTGAACTTTACACATCTGTTAGGCAATCTTGAATTAACTGCTCAATATAAGCAAAAAATTCAAGAAAAGCTCAATGCGCCTTACCAACAAGGCCGTAATCTTCGTCAATACTTAGCTAAGGTTCATTTAGTTAAAGAGGATATGATATCTTTTGACCCAGGTATGGGCCATTTAGAAAAACAAGGCATGCTTTTTAAAGTTAAAAATGATTTGTATCGGTTTCCTCATCTAGCCTTGGACCGACTAGCTCTTCTTAAAAAAATAGTAGCCTCTGATACTTTTGGTAGGATCGAACAGCTAAACAAGCAAGGGATTATAACGGATAGCGCAGCTGAAAAGTTAAAGGATTGGATGAGTATCGCGCTATTTATGCGACTTAAAACTTACTCTCATTATCAAGCCCAGCAAGAGATGATGAATCCTCTCATTAAATCTTGTGGCTTCGATAAACCAGAGCTTATTCAAAAGCAATTTGCTTTAGATTCTCATGCATTAGAAGACCTAAAAAAAATTTATCGCGTTTTCATTCCTTTTTATCAAGCTATGCATGAATTTTTAGCTGGTAGGGAAGAAGAGCTTAAATCTTCCACATTAGATGATAACTCATCTCAGACCCAAGGAAATATAGCTTTAAGGTTTTTTCAGTATAAGGAAGCCTTAAAGTGGTATAATAAAGCAATACAAGAAGATCCGGAAAATCCTCAAGCATTAAATGCGTTAGGAACCCTTTACTATGAGCAAGGCAATTTAGAGAAGGCGGCTGCATACGTTAGCCAAGCAATCGAAATTAATCATGATTGTTTGAATAAAAATTGTCTTAACTTAACGGATTACTATTATCACACTGCTAATCTAGTAAGAAGCTATTACAATCTAGGATTAATCCACCATGAAAAAGGTAATTTAAAGGAAGCTGCGGAGTATACTTATAAGGGAATTGATATTTGCCTTAAGTTATTTGGTGAGAATCATTTTAGTGTGGCCGGGGGTTACAACAACCTAGGAATGATCTTGCAAGATCAAGGAAAATTAGAGGAAGCAGCGGAGTATGCTAAGAAAGCGCTAGCAATTGACCTTAAACGTTTTGGTGAGAATCATCCAAGCGTGGCAAGGGATTATACTAATCTGGGAATGGCCTACCAAGAACAAGGTAATTTGGAAGAGGCTACTCACCTAATCAAAAAGGCGTTAGAAATAGATATCAAGCTGTATGGAGAAAATCACCCGCAAGTAGCAATCGAATACGAAAATTTAGGAATGATCTGCCATGAGCAAAAAGATCTTGAGACAGCAATCAAGCTAGTGAAAAAAGCTTTAGAAATTAACTTTAAGCTATATGGAGAAATTCATCCGTCTGTGGCAATGAATTATAATAATCTAGGAAAGATTTGGCAGGAGCAAGAAAATTTAGGACAAGCAGCTGAGCACTACATGAAAGCTTTAGTGCTCCATCGTAAGCTAAATGGAGAAGATCATCCTAACGTAGCTTTAGGCTATAATAACCTAGCAACAATCTACAAAGAACAAGAAAACTTAAAGCAAGCTGTTAAGTATTGTAAAAAAGCTCTTAAAATTGATAAACACATCTCGGGCGATAATAATCCAAATGTTGAAAGAGATTACTATCATTTGGGCCTCTATTTTGAATTACAGAAGAATTTAGTACAAGCAGCTGAATACCTTGGAAATGGCCTTGAGGTCCACTACAACCTACATGGTGAATTTCAACCTAGTGCAAGAACTTATTACGAAAGTTTAGTAATAATTTATAAAGAGTTAATAAAGACCTACCAAGAACAAGAAAATTTAGAGCAAGCCGCTACATATGCTGAAAAAGACCTTAAAATTAAACTTAGGTATTATGGAGAGAAGCATCGTGAAATTGCTATTTCTTATGATAATTTAGCCCAAATCCTCCAAGATCAAGGGCTTTTAGAGCAGGCAGCTGAGCATGCTGAAGAAGCCTGTAAGATTAATGAAGAGCTGTTTGGTGAAAACTATGATGAGAATGTAGCGAACTGCTACGGCAACCTGGGAACGATCTATAGGCAGCTAGAAAAGTTAGAACTAGCAGCAGAGTATGCAAAGAAAGCGCTTAGAATTGATTTGGAACTATATGGTGAAAATCATAACGCTGTAGCAATCGATTACAATAACCTAGGAACGATCTACCAACAGCAAGGAAATTTTCAGTTAGCGGCAGAGTGTGCAGAGAAAGCACTTAAGATTGATCTTGAGATAGAGGGTGAAAATCATCCAAATGTGATAAGTGATTACAATAATCTAA